DNA sequence from the Halobacterium sp. DL1 genome:
CGCGCGCACGTCGCGCACCTCGACCAGTCGAACGTCGACGCGCTGCTCGACGGCGTGGACTTCGTCGTGGACTGCTCGGACAACTTCTCGACGCGCTTCCTCGTCAACGACGCCTGCGTGCTCCGGGACATCCCGTTCAGTCACGCCGCCATCTACCGCTTCGAGGGCCAGGCCATCACGGTCACGCCCGACAGCGCCTGCTACCGCTGTCTGTTCCCGGAGGCACCCCCGGAGGGAACGATTCCGGACTGCGCGGAGGCCGGCGTGCTCGGCGTCCTCCCGGGGACGATGGGCTGCGTGCAGGCCACCGAGTGCGTGAAGGAACTCCTCGGCGTCGGCGACCTGCTCGCCGGGCGCCTGCTGTTCTACGACGCCGCGGCGATGTCCTTCGAGGAGGTGCCCGTCAGGCCGAACCCCGACTGTCCTGTCTGCGGGGACGACCCCGAAATCGACTCGGTGGCCGAGGTCAACTACGTCGAGGGCTGCGCGGTGCGGCCCTGACCGCCCCGGCGCTCGGCACTCCCCGACTCAATCGTCGGCGGCGCCCTTCTTCGCCGGTCGCTCGCCGTCGTCGGACTCCTCGGCGACGCCGGCCGCCCACCCGTAGACGTCCGCGGCGTGCTCGACGGGCGGGCGGCGGTGCCCCTCGTCCTCGTAGACGACCAGTTCGGCGTCGGTCACGTGGTGGGCGACGTGCTCGGCGGCGGCCAGCGGGACCGTCTCGTCGGTGCCGCCGTGGTAGACCCGCGTCGGGGCGCCGACGTCGAGCAGTTCGAAGTCCCACGGGCTGGCGAGGACGCCGTAGTCGGTCGCCACGTGCAGCGACCCCTGTTTCACTCCCTCCCGGAGGTCGGAGAGGAGGATGCGACCCGTCTCCCCGAACCGGGGGTCCGAGAGGTCGCCGTCCGTCGGGTCGCCGACGACGTCGGTGAACCGGTCGGCGTCGCGGATTCGCCGGCGCAGCAGCCAGGCGAGCGGCCGTCCGAGGTGGGGCGACCACCGGGCGAGCGAGAACAGCGCGCGGTCGAACCGCGTCGTCTCCTCGCGGGCGACCTTCGGTGGCGGGACGCCCGAGACGACCGCACACCGGGTGACGCGCTCGGGGGTGTGGGCGGCGCAGCCGAGCGCGTACGGGCCGCCCGCGGCGACGCCGACGACGCCGTACTCCGCGACGCCGAGCGCGTCGGTCAGCGCCGCCACGTCGTCGGCCCAGTCGGCGAACGACCAGTCGGGCGTGTACTCGGAGTGGCCGAACCCGGGGCGTTCCGGCGCTATCAGGCGGACACCCGCCCTGGTCATCGTCTCGCGGGCGACGCTGGCCGACACCCGCGACCCGGGCGTTCCGTGGAACGAGAGGACGGGCGCCCCCTCGAGGTCGCCGTACTCCGCGTACGCGAGCGTCCGGCCGTCGGGGAGGGTCACCTCGCTCGCGAAATCCCTGCGGGGCGGTCGCATGCTGTTGGTGTGATTCGTGGCCGAGGAGAAAAACGTTACTCGCGTTCTCGAGTCGGGCGGCGGCGCGCGCCCAGCGCCCTCAGCGTTCGCGTTCGAGTTGCGCGAGTTTCCCGCCCGCGAGCAGCGTCTCGCGCTCCCCGGGCGTCAGGTCCACTGCCGCCTCGAACGTCCAGTCGTCGTTCACGGAGACGGTCACGTGGTCGGCGCCGTCCCGGAGCGCGTCGGTGACGTCCTCCACGACGTCCAGGTCGTCGCCCTCCGCGAGGCGGTCGTAGGCGTCATCGGGCAGCGTCAACGGGAGCACGCCGAAGTTCACGAGGTTCGCGAAGTGGATGCGCGCGAAGCTCTTCGCCAGCACGCCGTCGACGCCGAGCACGGCGAGTTCGAGCGCGGCGTTCTCGCGGCTCGACCCCTGCCCGTAGTTCTCGCCGGCGACCACCCAGCCACCGTCGGCCGCCCGCGCTTTCTCCGGGAACGCCTCGTCGACACGGACCAGCGTGTAGTCGGCGCACGCCTGCGGGTCCGACCAGAGCGACATGACCTCCGCGTTCGCGGGCACGATGTGGTCGGTCGTGACGTTCCCGGGCGCCTTCGTGATGACCGGCCCGTCGACGTCGTCGGCGAGCGGCGGTTCCAGCGGGACGGTGCCGATGGTGTCACCCTTCACCACCTCCGTCGACGGGTCGGGGCCGAGAATCTCGGCGTCAGTCCGGGTCATGTCCGCGGGCAGCGAGACCGACGGCGGGTCGGCGTCGAGGTCACGGGGGTCGACGATCTCGCCCGCGATGGCGCTCGCCGCGACGACCTCGGGGGACGCGAGGTAGACGCTGTCGTCGGGCAGCCCCGAGCGGCCCTTGAAGTTCCGGTTGAACGCGCGGAGGCTCACGGAGTCCGACGCGGGGACGTGGCCCTGACCGATGCACGCGCCACAGGTCGCCTCCGAGAGGTTCACGCCGGCGGCGTACAGTTCCGCGGTGCCGCCCTCCCGGGCGAGCACCTCGACGGCGCGCTTGGAGGCGGGCGCGACAACGAAGTCGGTCTCCCCGGCGACGACCTCGTCCTCGACGACGGCCGCGACCGTCGCCACGTCGAAGTACGACCCGTTCGTGCAGGTGCCGACAATGCACTGGTCGACCGGGGTACCGGCGACCTCCCCGACGGGGACGACCTTGTCGGGCATCGACGGCTTCGCGACGAGCGGCTCGATTGCCGCGAGGTCGACGTCGATGCGGTCGTCGTAGTCGGCGCCGTCGTCCGGCGAGAGCGGCGTGAACGCGTCCTCGCGCCCGAGGCGGCGGAGGTGGCGGCGGGTCCGGTCGTCGCTCGGGAAGACGGCGGTCGTCGCGCCCAGCTCCGTCGTCATGTTCGCGATGGTGCAACGCTCGGGCACCGACAGCGATTCCACGCCCGGCCCGGTGAACTCGAAGACCTTCCCGACCCCGCCCTCGACGGAGAGGCGCCGCAGCAGTTCGAGGATGACGTCCTTCGCGGACGACCAGTCGGGGAGTTCGCCCTCGAGGCGGACCTCCACTATCTCCGGCATCTCGAACGTGTACGGGGCGCCGCCCATCGCGGTGGCGACGTCGAGGCCGCCGGCGCCGATGCCGATGGCGCCGAACCCGCCCATCGTCGTGGAGTGGGAGTCACAGCCGAGGAGCGTCGCGCCGGGTTCGATGAACCGCTCCCGGTGGACCTGGTGGCAGATGCCGTTGCCGGGTTTCGAGAAGTGGCCGCCGTAGCGCTGGGCGGCGGTCCGCAGGTAGCGGTGCGTGTCCGTGTCGTCGCTGTCGAACTGGTACACCTGGTGGTCGGCGTACGTCACCGCGACGTCGGTCTGCACCTCGTCGAACCCCAGCGCCTCGAACTCGATCCAGACGAGCGGGCCGAGGACGTCCTGCAGCAGCACCTGGTCGACGTCGATAGCGACGGTCTCACCCGGCGTCAACTCGCCGTCGGCGAGGTGGTCGCCGAGCAGTTGTTCGGTCAGTGTCCGCGGCGAATCCATGCCAGTCACTCGCACATACACGGAAAAGACCCTGTCGCTCTTCTCAGGGTTCGCCGTGAGTCGCGGGAGACTCCGAGCGAAGCGAGGAGTCTCCTGTTTCGCGACGGCCGAACGGAGTGAGCCGTGAGCCGTGGGAACTCCACGCTCGGCAGCCCCCGGGCCCAGGCGGCCGAACGTGCCCGAACTCGTCACACAGTATTACGTAGTTCGCAGTGCTACAATCGGGCATGGGACAGGAGACGTCGTACACGCCCGACGAACTCGCATCGGAACTCGTCTCGGCCTCCCGGACGACGGTGGGCGACAGCCTGCGCAGCATCACCTACTTCACCGAGGACCAAGAGGAACAGCTCTACCTCCGCAGCGACCTCGAACCCGACGCCGACCTCGTCGGGTTCGCGGACAACGAGCGCCTCGGCTTCCGCTCGCAGGCCGTCTACGACGACACAGAACTCGGGGCCTACCAGTTCACCATCCGCGTCTTCGAGCGCGGCTTCCTCACCCGCGTCATCGCCGGCGACCACGGCTCGTTCGTCACCACCGACGAGATGCCGACCGAGGAGTTCGAGGAGCTCGCGAGCGCGGTCCGCAGCGTCCTCGGCTCCCACGACCCGCCCTGACTACAGCGCCGCCTTCGCCTCGCGGAAGAGGCCGTCGAGGATCTCCGGCGTCGTCGGGTGGTACGCCCGGTCGGGAATCTCCCGCACGTCCATCCCGCCCCTGACAACGACTTGCATCGTCTTCGCCATCGCGTCCGCGTCGTAGTGGAGTCCGTGGTAGCCTAGCACCGTCCCGTCGTCCGCGTCGACGACCAGGCGAGCCATCCCGCGCGCCGCGTCCTTCGTCTTGAACACCCCGTCGTCACTCGCCTCGCGGTGGGCGGTCACCACTTCGTGACCCGCGTCGCGGGCCTCCTCGGCGGTCATCCCGAGCGAGGCGTAGGGGTAGACGCCGAGGCCCGAGAAGACGACCGAGTGGACGATGGGGTTGTAGCGTTCGAGTGCCTCGCCGCGCTCGGCGCGCAGGACGTTCCGGCCCGCGACGAACCCCTCCTCCTTGGCGGTGTGGAGCAGCATCCGTTCGCCGATGGCGTCCCCGACGACGAAGACACGGTCGTCGTCGTTGGACTGCATCGTGGCGTCCACCCAGCCCGGGCCGGGGAGGAGTTCGGTCTCCCCGATGCCCGCGGGGAACGACTGCCGGCGACCCGTGAACAGGAACAGCTGGTCGCCCTCGGCCGTCGTGCCGTCGTCGAGGTGGACGCGCACGCCGCCGTTCGCGGTGGGTTCGACGGACTCCTCGTACACCTCCGTGCGGATTTCGACGTCGAACTCCTCGCGGTACATAGCCAGCAACTCGTCCCCGAACGAGGGGTCGGCGTCGTGCAGGGGTCGCTCGTCGTGCTCGATGACGGTGAGGTCCATCCCCGCGGCCTCCGAGAGGTACGGCACGAGTTCGAGGCCGACGTAGCCAAAGCCCATCACGACGCCGGAGTCCGGGAACGCCGTGGCGTCGAGGACGTCCGCGCTCCCCATCCAGTCCACCTCGTCGACGCCCGGGAGGTCCGGGACGTTCAGCGTCGACCCCGTCGCGAGCACGACGTAGTCGGGTTCGAGCCGGTCGCTGCCGACGTCGAGCACGCAGTCGTCGACGAACTCCGCGGTCTCGTGGCGGAACGTGACGTTCTCGCGCTCTTCCATCTCCTCGATTCGCGCGCGGCGGTGCTCCGCGAACCCGAGCACGTGGTCGTCTTTCGTCTCCACGACCGCCTCCAGGTCGACCTCCGGAACACCCGTCAGCCGGTGGTCCGCCCGGGCCTGATAGCGGTGTGCCGCCGCCGACAGCACCTCCTTTGAGGGCATACAGCCCCGGAGGATGCAGAGCCCGCCGCCCGGTTCGCCGTCGTCGACGAGCGTGAGTTCGACGTCCGCCTTCGCGAGCACGGTGGCGGCCGCGACGCCCGCGCTCCCGTACGCCCCCACGATGACGACGTGTGGCCTGCTCATGTGTCAGTAGAGACGCGCCCGCAAGAAATGCGTTCGGCCCACTGGCGGCGCTCGCCGACTCAGTCCTCGCGCCGCCGGCCGCCGTGGCCGGGGTAGTCCCGCTCGAAGCGCGACGCGAGTTCGTCGGCGTCCACGCGGATGAGGGTCGGCCGGCCGTGTGGGCACGCGAACGGATTCTCGCAGTCGTCCAGCGCGTCCAGCAGTGCGACGACCCGTCCCTCCGCGAGCGACGTGTTCCCGGTGACTGCGGGCCGACACGCCATGTCCGCGAGCAGGTCGTCGGCCGCGTCCCCCGCGGGGTCACTGCCGGTCTCCGCGACGAACGCCGCGAGCACGTCCCGCGCCAGTTCCGGGTCCAGCGCATCCGCGAGCACCGCCGGCACCGCCTCGACGCGCGCTCGCCGCCCCTCCAGCGTCGCTTCGAAGCCGAGGTCCCGGAGGGCCGCGAGCGCCGCGTCGAACACCGCCGCCTCGCCCGCCGTGAGTTCGAGTTCCACGGGCTCTACGAGCGCCTGTGACGTGCCGTCGAGTCGCGCCCGGAGCCGCTCGTAGTGGACGCGTTCGTCCGCCGCGTGCTGGTCGACCAGCACGAGGCCGTCGTCCGTCTCAGCGACGACGTACGTCCCCGCCAGCTGCCCGAGCACGCGCATCTCCGGGAGGCTGTCGAAGCCCTCGTCGGGGTCGTCGGATTCGTCGGTCGCGAGCCGAGCGTTCTCCGTCGGCGGGTCGAACGACCGGTCGTCTGCGCCCGCCGGTGTCTCCCTGCTCGTCGGTGCCTGCCCGTCCGCCGGTGTCTGCTCGCTCGCAGGTTCCTCCCGTTCGCCGGAGTAGCCCGGCTCAGACGCCGTTCCGTCCGACGAACTGCCGAACTCGCGCTGTCGGCTCGAACCCGCTGTCGACTCCTGCCGAGCCGTCGAGTCGCCCCCGCTATTCTCTCGACTCGGTGCTCCCAGTTCGCTGGCTCCCGTCCCGGCCTCGGTTCCAGTACCCTCTTCTCGCTCGTTCGTGTCGACCGCGGACTCCGGCGCTATCTCCGTGTCGCCGGGCTTCGACCGGCCGCGGGGGGCCTGCGAGCGGACGAGGCCCGAGTCCAGAAGCGCGTCCCTGACGGCCTCGCGGACGGCGCGTTTCACGCCCTCTTCGTCCTCGAAGCGGACCTCCATCTTCCGCGGGTGGACGTTGGCGTCCACGCCGTCCACCTCGACGAACAGCACCGCGAACGGGTACCGGTCGTTCGCCAGCTGGCCGCCGTAGGCGTCGAGGACGGCCTCCCGGAGCACGGCGTCGCGCACGGAGCGCCCGTTCACGAACGTCGCGAGGTACTCCCGGGTCGCCCGTGTCACCTCCGGGTCCGAGACGTAGCCGTGCACGCGCTCGACGGGGCCTCCGGGCGCGGCGTCCACCTCGCGGAGCGACTGGGCGACCTCCCGGCCGTAGACGGCCAGGGCGGCGTCCCGCACGTCGCCGGTGCCCGTCGTGGCGAACACCTCGCGGCCGTCGTGGGTCAGCGACACCGCGACGTCCGGGTTGGCGAGCGCGTACCGGGTCACCGCGCGGTTGACGTGCGCGAACTCTGTCGCCGGGCGCTTCAGGTACTTCCGGCGCGCCGGCGTCTCGGCGAACAAGTCGGCCACGTCGACGGTGGTGCCGGCGGGCCGTCCGGCGGGACGTAGGTCGCCGACGGCGCCGTGTTCGACGACGAGTTCCGCACCCGAGTCGCCGGCGTCGCGCGGCCGCGTCGAGATGGTCATCCGGGAGACCGACCCCACCGTGTACAGCGCTTCGCCGCGGAAGCCGAGCGTCGCCACGCCGTCGAGTTCACTCGCGTCGCCGAGCTTGCTCGTGGTGTGCTGGCGTACTGCCGCCCGGAGGTCCTCGCCGGTCATTCCGCGGCCGTCGTCGGCGACCACGATTCGGTCGATGCCGCCGTTCTCGACGGTGACGTCGATGCTCGAGGCGCCCGCGTCGAGGCTGTTCTCGACGAGCTCCTTCACGACGCTCGCGGGGCGCTCGACCACCTCGCCGGCGGCTATCTGGGCGACCGTCGCGTCGTCGAGCTGCCGGATGCGCTCGCTCACTGTCGCGCCTCCACGTCGCCCTCGCTCATTGCCTGAGTCGAGACGGGGGGCGCGTATGAATCTCCCGCTACTCGGCGTCGGCGTCGAAGTTGCCCAGCGACCAGCGGCCGCTGACGGTCGCGTCGAACCCGTCGTAGAGGAGGCCGTTCGCCCACTCCCCGTCCGGGTTCCAGCCACACTCCGAGCCGCGGCTCTCGGTCACGGAGAACCGCGTGCCGACGTGCCCGCTCCCCGCCGCCAGGAGCGACACGACGCCGGAGTGGTCGAAGACGGCCACGGTGTCCTCGTGGACGTCGACTGCGCCGACTGGCGTGCCGAGGGACTCCGTCCACTGTGTCTCGCCGTCGGTCGCCCGGAGGGACCGTACGCGGCCGTTCTCGGTTCCCACGAACAGGTCCGAGCCAGCCATCGCGACGGCGCCGACGCCCGCGTCGAGCGAACGCTGCCAGCGCTGCTCTCCGCTGGCCGGGTCGAACGCTGTGACGGCTCCCGCGGTGTCCGCGACGTAGACGGAGGCGCGGTCCTCGTCGTGCACGAGCGGGGCCCACACGTCTCCCGGAGCGCTCTCGCGCCACCGCCGCTCGCCGGAGTCGAGCGCGACGCCGTGGACGCCGCCGGCTCTCGTGGCCACCACCACGGTGCTCTCGTGGACGACCGGCCCGACGAACGCCACGTCGTCGATACCGGACTCCCAGCGCACGCTCCCGTCGGCCGCCTCCAGAGCGAGCAGGCGGTGCGTGTACGCCTCGCGGTCCCCCGGGTCGGGGTCAGGCTGGTCGGAGTGGCTGACCGCGACCAGAATCGCGCCGTCCGTGCGGGCGGGCTGTCCCCACGCGCCGCCGCCGTACTCCTCGTTCCCGCCCGCGTCGTACGTCCAGCGGAGGTGGCCGCTGGGCTGGTCGAAGGCGTGGACGTGGTCGCTGCCTGTGCCGACCGCGACGAGGTCGCCGTCCGCGTACGGCACCCCGCCGCCGTCGCCGCCGATGGTGTACGCCCAGCGGATTTCGCCGTACTCGACGTTCGCCACCCGGTTCAGTTCGCTGCCGCCGGTCAGGGCGAACCCCTCGGAGACGAGGAGGCCGTTCGGGCTGGGCACCGGCCGCGACCAGCGGTCGCCGCCGACGGTCCAGTTGGGCTTGCGCATCGCCGGGCAGGAGTCGCCGTCGCGCGTCAGGAGGTAGCCGCCCGCCGCGGCGGCGCTCCCACCGAGCGCGGCGAGCAGTTGTCGGCGACTCAGCTCCATCGGTTCCTCGGCAGTCCAGGGGTATCGTGCATAGGTGCGGTGGTCTCGGTGGCTCGAAGTGGTCGTGGTCGGCCGTCCTACACGAACCCAGTGTCGTGCGTCGAGCGGGCTTCACGTTCGCTGCTATGGTGTTCTGTCGCCCTTCCGCTGTCTCCGACGACGGGGAGGGGTACGGGAGGGTGGCTGGCTGGCGGGCACCGGCTGGTGCGACCGTGCTGTCGTGGAGACAACTGCTTCTGGGCCGAGAATAAGTCTTCTGTGTGCTCAGTCCTCCAGGCGCTCCTGCCACCGCTGGACCTTCGACAGGAGTTCGACCGGCGGCGTCTCGTTCACGTCGACGTCCTGGAGGTCCGCCAGAACTGACGCTGTCTCGGGGTCCAGGCTCTCACTGTCCCCGCCGTCCAACGCCGCGAACTCCCCGGCGTCGAGGTCGAAGACGGCCTGCACGCGTTCGCTCGCGGAGCCCCGGGCCTCCACGGCCTTCTCCTCACGGAGGCGGTCGAGGACGTCCCGCGACCGCTCCACGACCGGGTCGGGGACGCCAGCCAGGTCGGCGACGTGGACGCCGTACGAGCGGTCGGTCGCGCCGTCGCGGACCGTCCGGAGGAACGTCACCTCGCCGTCGCGCTCCTCGGCAGCGACGTGGACGTTCGCCACGTCGTCGAGGTGGTCCGCGAGCGCCGTCAACTCGTGGTAGTGGGTGGCGAACAGGGTCTTCGCGCGCACCTCGTTGTGGATATACTCCGTGGCCGCCCACGCGATACTGATGCCGTCGTAGGTAGCGGTGCCGCGACCCACTTCGTCGAGGACGACGAGCGAGCGCTCGGTGGCGGCGTGGAGGATGCGACTCAACTCCTGCATCTCTACCATGAACGTCGAGCGGCCCTGCGCGAGTTCGTCCAGGGCGCCGACGCGGGTGTAGATACCGTCGACGAGACCGATTCTGGCAGAGCCCGCGGGGACGAAGCTCCCGACCTGCGCGAGCAGGACGATCAGCGCGACCTGGCGCATGTACGTCGACTTCCCGCTCATGTTCGGTCCCGTGACGACGAGGAACCGTCTGCCCGGACCGAACCCGGCGTCGTTCGGCACGAACTCCGTGGACTGCTCGACGACGGGGTGGCGGCCACTCCGTATCTCCAGGTCGTCACCCGCGACGAGTTCGGGGCGCGTCCAGCGGTTCGCGGCGGCGTGTTCGGCGAGGCTCGCGAGCGCGTCCAGTTCCGCGAGCGCCCGGCCCGCGTCCTGGAGCAGTTCGGCGTGCTCGCCGACGCGCTCCCGGAGGTCACAGAACAGGCGGTACTCGAGGTCCCCGCGCTCCTCCTCGACGCGCAAAATGTGGCGCTCCCGGGTCTCCAGTTCCTCGGTCGTGTAGCGCTTCGAGTTCTTGAGGGTCTTCACCTCGCGGTAGTCGTCGGGGACGGCGTCGGTCTCCGAGCGCCCGACCTGGAGGTAGTAGCCGTCGGTCTTGTTCCGGTCGACTTGCAGGTGGGCGACGCCGAGGCGCTCGCGCTCGCGGTCCGCGAGGCCGTCGAGCCACTGCTCGTGCTCGCGGTGCTCGGCGAGCAGTTCGTCGAGGGCGTCGTCGTAGCCCCCGCGGAGCAGGCCGCCCTGCCGGAGCGTTTTCGGCGGGTCGTCGGCGAGCGCGGCCGCCAGTTCCTCCCGCAGGCCCGCGACCGCCTCGCGGTCCACGCGCGCCAGCACGTCAGCAGCGGGCGATTCGGCGAGGTCCGGGTCGGTGGTCAGCGCGTCCGCGACCTCGGGTAGCAGCGCGAGCGTGCGCCGGATCCGCAGCAGGTCGGTGGCGTCCGCGCGGCCGCCCGCCGTCCGACTAGCGAGGCGTTCGAGGTCGTACGTCTCGCCGAGGGACTCGCGCAGGGCATCCCGCGCGAGCGGCGCGTCGGCGAGCGCGGCCACTGCGGCCTGCCGGCGGTCGAGTTCTGCGCGGTCCTGCAGGGGGCGCAGCAGCCACGACTCGAGGCGACGGCCGCCCGCCGCGGACACCGTGTGGTCGATGGTGTCGAACAGCGACCCGTCTCCCTCGCCGGCCATCGTCGCGGTCAGTTCGAGGTTACGCTGCGTTGTCGCGTCCAGTTCCACGTGGTCGTCCGCGCGGTAGGGCTGGAGGCGGGTGAGCGAGGCCAGCACGCCCGCGTCCGTGTCGGCGACGTAGCCGATGGCGGCGCCCGCCGCCCGGACCGCGGCGCTCTCGCGCTCGACGCCGAGGCTGTCGAGGGCGCCGTCGCCGAACTGCTCGCGCACCTCGTGGGTCGCCTTCCCCGGGGCGAACGCGCCCGCCTCGTGGAGCGTCAGCGTCGCGGCCGTTCGGTCCCGGAGCGCAGTGAGGAACGCGTCGTCACTACGCAAGTCCGGGCCGGTGAGCACCTCCTCGGGCGCGAACCGGTGGAGTTCGGTGAACGCGTCGGCCTCGCTGGCCGCGTCCGTGACGTGGAACTGCCCAGTAGTGACGTCGACGAACGCCAGCCCCCAGTCGTCGTCCCGCACGACGGCGGCGAGGTAGCGGGCCTCGGCGCCCGTCGATTCGAGCATCGTGCCGGGCGTGACGACCCGCGTTATCTCGCGGCTGATGTCGTCGGCGTCGTCGTCGCGCTGGTCGGCGATAGCGACCCGGTTGCCGCGCTCGACGAGCGCCGCGAGGTACGGCGTCAGGTCGTCGACGGGCACGCCCGCCATCGGGTAGGCGGAGCCGTGACTCGACTTCTCGGAGACCTTCAGGTCGAGGGCGTCGCCGACCGCTCGGGCGTCGTCGGCGAAGAACTCGTAGAAGTCCCCCACCTGCATCGCGAGCAGGTCGGCGTCCGTCTCCGCCTTCAGGTCGAGGAACTCCTCGACTACGCCCATGGGGTCCTCCGCGTACTCATCACCCCGTGGTCGTGCGGGAGCGGACAAGAAGGCTCCGGGTCGGCAGCCCAGACCACCTGCCGGGAGCGAGTCGACCGTGGGAAGGCAGGGAGACACCGGCAACGAGCTTCCATACCGAATCTAGCAAGAACTCTGAAGGAGTGCCGCCGGCTGCGAGTTTGTGGCGGGCGCGTCGTGACAGGTCAGTACCGTTGGATAACCTTCATTGGTGGCGACTGAGTGGGGACTAGTCCAACGTAGGGAACCGCACCGAGAAAGGGCAGCTGGTAGGACATCTGTCCTTCTCACTACGGCATCAAAAACGTTGCCCAGGCGTAGTGGCGACGCTGGCGCCGGCGTGACTCGGTGGGCCCACGAGGGGACACCATGGGAACGGGTACGATCGACGAGGACGAGAGCACCAGACAGGACGAGCTGCGGCGCCTCGACGGCGACCACCGCGTCGACGTGCGCTGGCCGTCGGGAGCGGCGGCAGTCGAGGCGCCGCAGCGGGTCGCGACCGACGGCGGGCGGACGACCGCCGCGCCGGAGGTCGGCCGCACCGACTCAGAGTACGAACGCGGCACCGCTGCGAACAGCGACGCGCACGAGGCGTTCGCGTGGCTGGCGATCGCCCCGCTCGCGCTCACCGTCGTCGGCCTCGCGGCTGGCCTGCTGTTCGGCTTCCAGTTGTTCGACACGGGGACCGCCGGGAGCGCGACCCTCCTCCCGTACGTCGTGCTCGTCCCGTACTTCCTCGTCGGCCTCGCGGGCACGCTCTGGCTGTTCCACGACGCCGAGCAGCGGGCAGACGCGGGCGCCGACTGGCAGCCGAACCCGTGGCTGTACGTGCTCGGTGGTGCCTGCGTTCTGGAACTCTACTACCTCGTACCGGTCCTCCGTGGCGCCGTCGACCCACCCGTCGTTCCATACCTCACCGGCGGCTTCGTTGTCGCCGTGTTCCTCTCGGCAGTCGTTTCGGGTCCGGTCTACTTGCTCGCGCGCCGCCGCGCCCTCGACTAGTTCCTCAGTCCTCAGACGACCGTGACCGCGAGGTAGGCCAGCGCAGAAACAGTGACCAGCGCCCCGAGACCGACCAGCCGGTCCGCCAGGGGGTTCCTCTGGCGGCGCGCCCACTCGCTCTCGGGGTCGACCGACTGGACCGTCGGCACCGCGGGCTGTCGGTCGCCGCCGTCGAGGGCGTCGAGCGCCCGCTCGCCCAGTTCGCGGAGCTCCCGGCCGAGCCACCGGACGCCCTGGTCAGCGGCCTTCCCCCCTTCGCGGCCGAGCAGCGACAGCCCGCTGGCCGTCCGGCGGGCGCCGACCAACGCGACGTGGGCGACCAGTTGCCCGAACTCCAGCAGGGCGCTCCGCGGGTCGTCGGCGGACACCGGCTGCGCCGGGCCGGCGGTCTGCGCCGGCCTGGCCGGCCCCGGATCTCGAT
Encoded proteins:
- a CDS encoding adenylyltransferase, with translation MSGLNLDPVQLDRYSRHIIMDDVGPEGQQRLLDADVLVVGAGGLGAPVVQYLAAAGVGTLRIVDDDDVERSNLQRQIIHADADVGTPKAESARAYVERLNPDVDVRAHVAHLDQSNVDALLDGVDFVVDCSDNFSTRFLVNDACVLRDIPFSHAAIYRFEGQAITVTPDSACYRCLFPEAPPEGTIPDCAEAGVLGVLPGTMGCVQATECVKELLGVGDLLAGRLLFYDAAAMSFEEVPVRPNPDCPVCGDDPEIDSVAEVNYVEGCAVRP
- a CDS encoding pyridine nucleotide-disulfide oxidoreductase — encoded protein: MSRPHVVIVGAYGSAGVAAATVLAKADVELTLVDDGEPGGGLCILRGCMPSKEVLSAAAHRYQARADHRLTGVPEVDLEAVVETKDDHVLGFAEHRRARIEEMEERENVTFRHETAEFVDDCVLDVGSDRLEPDYVVLATGSTLNVPDLPGVDEVDWMGSADVLDATAFPDSGVVMGFGYVGLELVPYLSEAAGMDLTVIEHDERPLHDADPSFGDELLAMYREEFDVEIRTEVYEESVEPTANGGVRVHLDDGTTAEGDQLFLFTGRRQSFPAGIGETELLPGPGWVDATMQSNDDDRVFVVGDAIGERMLLHTAKEEGFVAGRNVLRAERGEALERYNPIVHSVVFSGLGVYPYASLGMTAEEARDAGHEVVTAHREASDDGVFKTKDAARGMARLVVDADDGTVLGYHGLHYDADAMAKTMQVVVRGGMDVREIPDRAYHPTTPEILDGLFREAKAAL
- a CDS encoding DNA mismatch repair protein MutL, translated to MSERIRQLDDATVAQIAAGEVVERPASVVKELVENSLDAGASSIDVTVENGGIDRIVVADDGRGMTGEDLRAAVRQHTTSKLGDASELDGVATLGFRGEALYTVGSVSRMTISTRPRDAGDSGAELVVEHGAVGDLRPAGRPAGTTVDVADLFAETPARRKYLKRPATEFAHVNRAVTRYALANPDVAVSLTHDGREVFATTGTGDVRDAALAVYGREVAQSLREVDAAPGGPVERVHGYVSDPEVTRATREYLATFVNGRSVRDAVLREAVLDAYGGQLANDRYPFAVLFVEVDGVDANVHPRKMEVRFEDEEGVKRAVREAVRDALLDSGLVRSQAPRGRSKPGDTEIAPESAVDTNEREEGTGTEAGTGASELGAPSRENSGGDSTARQESTAGSSRQREFGSSSDGTASEPGYSGEREEPASEQTPADGQAPTSRETPAGADDRSFDPPTENARLATDESDDPDEGFDSLPEMRVLGQLAGTYVVAETDDGLVLVDQHAADERVHYERLRARLDGTSQALVEPVELELTAGEAAVFDAALAALRDLGFEATLEGRRARVEAVPAVLADALDPELARDVLAAFVAETGSDPAGDAADDLLADMACRPAVTGNTSLAEGRVVALLDALDDCENPFACPHGRPTLIRVDADELASRFERDYPGHGGRRRED
- a CDS encoding DNA mismatch repair protein MutS — its product is MGVVEEFLDLKAETDADLLAMQVGDFYEFFADDARAVGDALDLKVSEKSSHGSAYPMAGVPVDDLTPYLAALVERGNRVAIADQRDDDADDISREITRVVTPGTMLESTGAEARYLAAVVRDDDWGLAFVDVTTGQFHVTDAASEADAFTELHRFAPEEVLTGPDLRSDDAFLTALRDRTAATLTLHEAGAFAPGKATHEVREQFGDGALDSLGVERESAAVRAAGAAIGYVADTDAGVLASLTRLQPYRADDHVELDATTQRNLELTATMAGEGDGSLFDTIDHTVSAAGGRRLESWLLRPLQDRAELDRRQAAVAALADAPLARDALRESLGETYDLERLASRTAGGRADATDLLRIRRTLALLPEVADALTTDPDLAESPAADVLARVDREAVAGLREELAAALADDPPKTLRQGGLLRGGYDDALDELLAEHREHEQWLDGLADRERERLGVAHLQVDRNKTDGYYLQVGRSETDAVPDDYREVKTLKNSKRYTTEELETRERHILRVEEERGDLEYRLFCDLRERVGEHAELLQDAGRALAELDALASLAEHAAANRWTRPELVAGDDLEIRSGRHPVVEQSTEFVPNDAGFGPGRRFLVVTGPNMSGKSTYMRQVALIVLLAQVGSFVPAGSARIGLVDGIYTRVGALDELAQGRSTFMVEMQELSRILHAATERSLVVLDEVGRGTATYDGISIAWAATEYIHNEVRAKTLFATHYHELTALADHLDDVANVHVAAEERDGEVTFLRTVRDGATDRSYGVHVADLAGVPDPVVERSRDVLDRLREEKAVEARGSASERVQAVFDLDAGEFAALDGGDSESLDPETASVLADLQDVDVNETPPVELLSKVQRWQERLED